A part of Desulfobacter sp. genomic DNA contains:
- a CDS encoding transporter substrate-binding domain-containing protein: MSLYSPVSARETVRFVYFDQFEPFSWCENGQMKGLFVDVVNMVFKELDMDVDHQGFPWKRAQLMVEHGMADGMCTISTAKRLNYTLPTAYPVVQMDFKIFTGAGNPRLDALKRVETPKDLEGFRLIDILGSGWAETNLKGMDLSFELTYPAIFRLLRDGIYDAAVRNNVQTRYLIKKHGYADVLLELPRPMNRTPVSYRMLISKISLYSTLIDRINGVLKKLKDDGTLVRIYDRYR; the protein is encoded by the coding sequence TTGTCTCTGTATTCACCGGTGTCTGCCCGGGAAACGGTCCGGTTTGTTTATTTTGATCAGTTTGAACCCTTCAGCTGGTGTGAAAACGGGCAGATGAAAGGGTTGTTCGTTGATGTCGTCAATATGGTGTTCAAGGAACTGGACATGGATGTTGACCACCAGGGGTTTCCATGGAAAAGAGCCCAGCTCATGGTGGAACACGGCATGGCCGACGGGATGTGCACCATCAGTACCGCCAAGCGGCTGAATTATACCCTCCCCACGGCGTACCCCGTGGTCCAGATGGACTTCAAAATATTTACGGGGGCAGGAAATCCCAGACTGGATGCACTTAAACGGGTTGAAACCCCTAAAGACCTTGAAGGGTTCCGCCTCATCGACATTCTTGGCAGCGGCTGGGCCGAAACCAATCTAAAGGGGATGGATCTGAGTTTCGAATTGACCTATCCGGCGATTTTCAGGTTATTAAGGGACGGGATATACGATGCCGCCGTCCGGAACAATGTGCAGACCCGGTATCTGATAAAAAAGCACGGATATGCAGATGTCTTGCTGGAACTGCCCCGGCCCATGAACAGGACGCCTGTATCCTACCGGATGCTCATTAGCAAGATATCTTTGTATTCAACCTTAATTGACCGGATTAACGGCGTACTAAAAAAATTAAAGGATGACGGCACCCTGGTCAGGATTTACGACCGCTACCGGTGA